A window of the Alnus glutinosa chromosome 4, dhAlnGlut1.1, whole genome shotgun sequence genome harbors these coding sequences:
- the LOC133867382 gene encoding zinc finger BED domain-containing protein RICESLEEPER 1-like yields the protein MLAAAIEFKEVFAMYGYNDRQFTWVPSHEDWAKVEVVCQLLGVFNRVTKIVSGSDYPTSNLFLPEVWRMKDVITKKCVDENDFIRSMAQKMKSKFDKYWGECNLLMAIAAVLDPRFKLVLIRFCFPIIYREAEATKNIELVERTLNEIYSVYVDEYNSNLVEQNLQSNAQGLGCSSHSHSITEISESVEGGMEMYESFLKSANTVHHPIKSDLETYLEEGVYLPEKGLEFNALDWWKANTLKYRILSKVAKDILSTPITTVTSESIFSAGGRVIDPHRNSLSTETVQMLLCGADWVRSMYGL from the coding sequence ATGTTAGCAGCTGCTATTGAGTTTAAAGAGGTCTTTGCTATGTACGGATACAATGATCGACAATTTACTTGGGTGCCATCTCATGAGGATTGGGCTAAAGTTGAAGTTGTGTGTCAACTCTTGGGAGTCTTCAACCGAGTAACAAAAATTGTATCAGGGAGTGACTATCCCACATCTAACTTGTTCCTTCCTGAGGTGTGGCGAATGAAAGATGTCATAACTAAGAAATGTGTGGATGAAAATGACTTCATTAGATCCATGGCACAAAAAATGAAATCCAAGTTTGATAAATATTGGGGTGAGTGCAATTTGTTGATGGCGATTGCTGCAGTCTTGGACCCAAGGTTTAAATTGGTGTTGATACGATTTTGCTTTCCTATAATCTATCGAGAGGCTGAAGCTACTAAGAATATTGAACTCGTTGAAAGAACTTTGAATGAGATATATAGTGTGTATGTTGATGAATATAATTCAAATCTTGTGGAACAGAATCTTCAAAGCAATGCTCAAGGTCTTGGATGCTCTTCACATAGTCATTCAATTACTGAAATTAGTGAAAGTGTTGAGGGTGGTATGGAAATGTATGAGTCATTCCTCAAAAGTGCTAATACGGTGCATCACCCTATTAAATCAGATTTAGAAACATATTTAGAGGAGGGTGTATACTTACCTGAAAAGGGTTTGGAATTTAATGCTTTGGATTGGTGGAAGGCAAATACCCTGAAGTATCGTATTTTGTCTAAAGTTGCCAAAGATATATTGTCAACACCAATTACCACTGTGACTTCGGAGTCTATCTTTAGTGCTGGTGGAAGGGTTATTGATCCCCATCGAAATTCATTATCAACTGAGACGGTTCAGATGTTATTGTGTGGAGCTGATTGGGTTAGATCAATGTATGGACTTTAA